The window GGTTCTGCTTTGCAAGCTTTTTTTTCAGATTTTTTGCATTTGCCCGAAATGATAAGTTATTCCATGTCTTCCCACGGCAGGGGAACAAGGGGGGAGACCACGTCCGGCACTCGGCCGGATTCCACGAAAGAGGCCAGCCGGGCAACATCGTCGGCCAAGTATCTGTCTGTGCGCACCACCGGAAACAGGCCGTGCTCATCCAGTGCTGCCAAGAGTGCTTCCGAAGCCGGGCTGAATTGTTTTTCGTGGTCGGAAAGCGGATGCTCTCGGCTGACTTCGGCATTGAAGACCATGCCGTTGCCGTGCCCGTTCATGCGGTCCTTGAGCGTGTTCAATTCCTCATTGACCCAGTCCGGGGGGGTGGCTTCCGTGGGAATGGTCCCCAGCCGTTTGCGAACGGCAATGGCCTGACGGATGTAGGCCAATTCGATGGCCAGCACATGGGCGGTCCTGGGCAGGGTCTTGAGCAGGCGCACGGCAAGGCCTGTTCCCATGCTTACGTGGTCTTCCTGCCCCGAGTTGGTGGAAATGTTGAACAGGTGACTGGGCATGCATTGACCCCAGATATCGTTGGTCAGCGAAGCTGACGCGTATTCCAGCATCATCATTCCGCTGGATAACGCTTGGTCCTCTCCGGCCATGTCCGGCCATTTGAGGTCGCGCCCGAGACCCTTGTTGCGTACCGGGTCCACAAAGCGCACGGAGCGCATATGCGCGAGATTGGCCATGATGGAAAGGGCCTGCATGAGGTTGTAAATCTGCACGGCGACGGGCATGCCGTGGAAATGGCCGCCGGAGACGATGTCCGTGAATTTCCCGTGTGCGTCCGGTAACAGTATGGGGTTGTCCGTGGCGCTGTTGGCCTCGGTGAGCAGGGCCTTTTCCGCAGTGGCGATGAGATCGTGGCAGGTCCCCAGCACCTGTGCGGCGCAGCGGATGTTGTAGGGGTCCTGCACCTGTCCGTCGGTCTTGAAATCCCTGTGTGCCGCGCGGATGGGTGAATTCTTCATGAGCCGCCATATCCAGTCGGCAACGCGCCGCGCTCCGGCATGGGGCCGCAGCGCATGGAAGTCCGGGCGGAAATACGTATCCGGCGCAAGCATGACCTGCGCCACGAGCGCGGAGTTCACGGCCGCGGTGCGCAGCAGGTCTTTGAGCTTGGCGCAGGCGGCAAGGCCCAGCGCGTTCATGAATTGCACGCCGTTGTTCAGGGCCAGCCCTTCCT is drawn from Pseudodesulfovibrio senegalensis and contains these coding sequences:
- a CDS encoding HAL/PAL/TAL family ammonia-lyase, which codes for MTVIIDHTRQLTLTHVMSAANGSRVELARDTRQMLTERREQIVRHVREQEIPAYGFNRGFGHNVDLSVPDEHLCDLQRNLILSHAVGVGEPMDRTVVRMTMLLRANSLARGFSGVRPELVQGLLDLLNAGITPVVPELGSVGASGDLAPLSHIAMALMGEGEVFFGQERMPAKAALEKTNLRPLRFEMKEGLALNNGVQFMNALGLAACAKLKDLLRTAAVNSALVAQVMLAPDTYFRPDFHALRPHAGARRVADWIWRLMKNSPIRAAHRDFKTDGQVQDPYNIRCAAQVLGTCHDLIATAEKALLTEANSATDNPILLPDAHGKFTDIVSGGHFHGMPVAVQIYNLMQALSIMANLAHMRSVRFVDPVRNKGLGRDLKWPDMAGEDQALSSGMMMLEYASASLTNDIWGQCMPSHLFNISTNSGQEDHVSMGTGLAVRLLKTLPRTAHVLAIELAYIRQAIAVRKRLGTIPTEATPPDWVNEELNTLKDRMNGHGNGMVFNAEVSREHPLSDHEKQFSPASEALLAALDEHGLFPVVRTDRYLADDVARLASFVESGRVPDVVSPLVPLPWEDME